The following coding sequences are from one Streptomyces dengpaensis window:
- a CDS encoding RNA 2'-phosphotransferase, with protein MDERRTVKVSKYLSKHLRHQPERIGLTLGEGGWVEIETLMAAAAAHGFRFTREELDHVVATNDKRRFAIEGTRIRASQGHSVEVDLGLPPATPPAYLYHGTVARNLDAIRAEGLHPMERHDVHLSPDRETATRVGARRGRPVVLSVDAAAMHRDGHVFRVSANGVWLTQAVPPQYLQFPEAH; from the coding sequence ATGGATGAAAGACGCACCGTGAAAGTGTCGAAGTACCTCTCGAAGCATCTACGGCACCAGCCCGAGCGGATCGGGCTCACGCTCGGCGAGGGCGGCTGGGTCGAGATCGAGACGCTGATGGCGGCGGCGGCCGCGCACGGCTTCCGGTTCACGCGCGAAGAGCTGGATCACGTGGTGGCCACGAACGACAAGCGGCGCTTCGCGATCGAGGGGACCCGGATCCGCGCCAGCCAGGGCCACTCCGTCGAGGTCGACCTCGGGCTGCCCCCGGCGACCCCGCCCGCGTACCTCTACCACGGGACCGTGGCCCGCAATCTGGACGCGATCCGCGCCGAGGGCCTGCACCCCATGGAGCGACACGACGTGCACCTCTCGCCGGACCGGGAGACCGCCACCCGCGTCGGCGCCCGCCGCGGCCGGCCGGTCGTGCTCTCCGTGGACGCCGCCGCCATGCACCGCGACGGCCATGTCTTCCGCGTCAGCGCGAACGGGGTCTGGCTCACCCAGGCCGTACCGCCGCAGTACCTGCAGTTTCCCGAGGCGCACTGA
- a CDS encoding LLM class flavin-dependent oxidoreductase: protein MSLRLSTVILPYVRWHEGGRSAWQRAEQLGFHTAFTYDHLSWRSFRDGPWFGAVPTLTAAAAVTDRIRLGTLVTSPNFRHPVTLAKELISLDDISNGRITLGIGAGGTGFDATALGQDPWTPRERANRFGEFISLLDRLLTEDSVSYGGDYYSAHEARNIPGCIQRPRLPFAVAATGPRGLKLAAQYGQAWVTTGDPKLYETGTPQQSVQALRGQVDKLADACASIGRDMDELDKVLLTGFTPDRGRPLESLDAFVDFAGRHAELGFTDIVIHWPIPDSDFAADEKVFERIAMEASAQLP, encoded by the coding sequence ATGAGTCTGCGTCTGAGCACTGTGATCCTGCCGTACGTCCGCTGGCACGAGGGCGGGCGTTCCGCCTGGCAGCGAGCCGAGCAGCTCGGCTTCCACACCGCGTTCACGTACGACCATCTCTCGTGGCGAAGCTTCCGCGACGGCCCATGGTTCGGGGCCGTGCCGACGCTGACCGCCGCGGCCGCCGTCACCGACCGGATCCGCCTCGGCACGCTCGTGACCTCGCCGAACTTCCGGCACCCGGTGACCCTCGCCAAGGAACTGATCTCCCTCGACGACATCTCGAACGGCCGGATCACCCTCGGCATCGGCGCGGGCGGCACCGGCTTCGACGCCACGGCGCTCGGCCAGGACCCCTGGACCCCGCGCGAGCGGGCCAACCGCTTCGGCGAGTTCATCTCCCTGCTCGACCGGCTCCTCACCGAGGACTCCGTCTCGTACGGCGGCGACTACTACTCGGCGCACGAGGCGCGCAACATCCCGGGCTGTATCCAGCGCCCCCGGCTGCCCTTCGCGGTGGCCGCCACCGGCCCGCGCGGACTGAAGCTCGCCGCCCAGTACGGGCAGGCATGGGTGACGACCGGCGACCCGAAGCTGTACGAGACGGGCACCCCGCAGCAGTCGGTCCAGGCCCTTCGCGGGCAGGTCGACAAGCTGGCCGACGCCTGCGCCAGTATCGGCCGGGACATGGACGAGCTCGACAAGGTCCTGCTCACCGGCTTCACCCCGGACCGTGGCCGTCCGCTGGAGTCCCTCGACGCGTTCGTCGACTTCGCGGGCAGGCACGCGGAGCTGGGTTTCACGGACATCGTGATCCACTGGCCGATCCCCGACTCGGACTTCGCCGCCGACGAGAAGGTCTTCGAGCGGATCGCCATGGAGGCCTCGGCGCAGCTGCCGTAG
- the cydB gene encoding cytochrome d ubiquinol oxidase subunit II, whose protein sequence is MELHDVWFVLIAVLWIGYFFLEGFDFGVGVLTKLLARDRTEKRVLINTIGPVWDGNEVWLLSAAGATFASFPEWYATLLSGFYLPMLIILVCLIVRGVAFEYRAKRPEEHWQRNWETAIFWASLIPAFLWGVGFGNIVRGVKIDRNLEYVGNLWDLLNPYALLGGLVTLTLFTFHGAVFTALKTVGDIRTRARTLALRVGLVAAVLALIFLLWTQVDSGDGKSLVALIVAVASLVVALAANQAGREGWSFALSGVTIVAAVAMLFLALFPNVMPSSLNEDWSLTVTNASSSPYTLKIMTWGAGIAMPIVLLYQGWTYWVFRKRIGTHHIAADTAAGTAH, encoded by the coding sequence ATGGAACTTCACGACGTCTGGTTCGTACTCATCGCGGTCCTCTGGATCGGCTACTTCTTCTTGGAGGGCTTCGACTTCGGGGTCGGTGTCCTCACCAAGCTGCTGGCCCGCGACCGCACCGAGAAGCGGGTACTGATCAACACGATCGGTCCCGTCTGGGACGGCAACGAAGTGTGGCTGCTCAGCGCGGCCGGCGCGACCTTCGCCTCCTTCCCCGAGTGGTACGCCACGCTCCTCTCCGGTTTCTATCTGCCGATGCTGATCATCCTGGTCTGCCTGATCGTGCGCGGTGTCGCCTTCGAATACCGGGCGAAGCGGCCCGAGGAGCACTGGCAGCGCAACTGGGAGACCGCGATCTTCTGGGCCTCGCTGATCCCGGCGTTCCTGTGGGGCGTGGGCTTCGGCAACATCGTGCGCGGCGTCAAGATCGACCGGAACCTCGAGTACGTCGGCAACCTCTGGGATCTGCTCAATCCGTACGCGCTCCTTGGCGGCCTGGTGACTCTGACGCTGTTCACCTTCCACGGCGCGGTGTTCACGGCACTCAAGACCGTCGGGGACATCCGGACCCGGGCGCGGACGCTTGCGCTGCGAGTCGGCCTGGTAGCGGCCGTGCTGGCGCTGATCTTCCTGCTCTGGACTCAGGTCGACAGCGGTGACGGCAAGAGTCTGGTCGCGCTGATCGTGGCGGTCGCCTCACTGGTCGTGGCGCTGGCGGCGAATCAGGCTGGTCGTGAGGGCTGGTCGTTCGCGCTGTCCGGCGTCACCATCGTGGCTGCCGTCGCGATGCTCTTCCTGGCGCTCTTCCCGAACGTCATGCCGTCCTCGCTCAACGAGGACTGGAGTCTCACGGTGACCAACGCCTCGTCCAGCCCTTACACCCTGAAGATCATGACTTGGGGTGCTGGTATCGCCATGCCGATCGTCCTGCTGTACCAAGGGTGGACATACTGGGTGTTCCGCAAGCGAATCGGTACACACCACATCGCCGCCGACACGGCTGCCGGAACCGCGCACTGA
- a CDS encoding GAF domain-containing sensor histidine kinase, with protein MSGVPASPDPGGRPGTDARATRSLQGLSTELTARVSQLLQAMRSVGSGLELHSTLDRICETAAELTGARYAAIGVVPEDGEGIADLIFHGAAEGTARRIGRLPDGHTGLLGSLIHDPEPVRLANVTDDPRSCGFPEHHPRMRSFLGVPIRVQGEIFGNLYLAEKRGGGPFDDDDLNMVRVLATEAGIAIGNARLYEAAQQREHWIDGSVAVTTALLSGGDAEDALQVVAEQARRLSRSAAGIVLLPAEEGGLEIAAVASERPPKALGVVIPPESELVAELLGGRPVFVENATTDPRMLTGLARDYGPMMMLPLQSDDRLLGALVTPRARDGRPFTEAERTLAAQFASQAALALMMAEAQRDRERLAVYEDRDRIARDLHDLVIQRLFATGMMLESAQRRSVVPEVREGVAKAVDELDVTIQEIRTAVFALQQGPAEVPSGLRTRVLREINMAAVPLGFKPGHRFVGPVDTMVGELTAKNLIAALREALSNAFRHSGASRIDVVVDATVPLPDGQQGVRLTVADDGVGIADGGRRSGLRNLRRRAESLGGDSWYGPGIGEDGSGTTVVWQAPYVPRVGLH; from the coding sequence ATGTCAGGAGTTCCCGCCTCGCCCGACCCGGGAGGCCGCCCGGGCACGGATGCTCGGGCGACCCGGAGCCTGCAGGGGCTGTCCACGGAGCTGACCGCGCGGGTGTCGCAGCTGTTGCAGGCGATGCGGTCGGTCGGGTCGGGTCTGGAGCTGCACTCCACGCTGGACCGGATCTGCGAGACGGCGGCCGAGCTGACGGGCGCGCGGTACGCGGCCATCGGGGTCGTGCCGGAGGACGGGGAGGGAATCGCGGACCTGATCTTCCACGGGGCCGCCGAGGGGACCGCGCGGCGGATCGGGCGGCTGCCCGACGGGCACACAGGGCTGCTCGGGTCGCTCATCCACGATCCGGAGCCGGTGCGGCTCGCGAACGTGACGGACGATCCGCGCTCGTGCGGGTTCCCGGAGCACCATCCGCGGATGCGGAGCTTCCTCGGCGTCCCGATCCGGGTCCAGGGGGAGATCTTCGGGAATCTGTACCTGGCCGAGAAACGCGGCGGCGGCCCGTTCGACGACGACGACCTCAACATGGTCCGGGTGCTGGCCACGGAGGCGGGCATCGCCATCGGCAACGCTCGACTGTACGAGGCCGCCCAGCAGCGCGAGCACTGGATCGACGGCTCGGTGGCCGTCACCACGGCGCTGCTGTCGGGCGGCGACGCCGAGGACGCCCTCCAGGTCGTCGCCGAACAAGCCAGGCGACTCTCCCGCTCGGCGGCCGGGATCGTGCTGCTGCCCGCCGAGGAGGGCGGACTGGAGATCGCCGCCGTGGCCTCGGAGCGCCCGCCGAAGGCGCTCGGCGTGGTCATCCCGCCGGAGAGCGAGCTCGTGGCCGAACTCCTCGGCGGGAGGCCGGTGTTCGTCGAGAACGCCACCACCGACCCGCGCATGCTCACCGGTCTCGCCCGCGACTACGGGCCGATGATGATGTTGCCGTTGCAGAGCGACGACCGGTTGCTCGGGGCCCTCGTCACACCGCGCGCCCGCGACGGCCGCCCGTTCACGGAGGCCGAGCGGACCCTCGCCGCGCAGTTCGCCTCCCAGGCCGCGCTCGCGCTGATGATGGCCGAGGCCCAGCGCGACCGGGAGCGGCTCGCGGTGTACGAGGACCGCGACCGGATCGCCCGTGACCTGCACGACCTCGTGATCCAGCGGCTGTTCGCCACGGGGATGATGCTGGAGAGCGCCCAGCGGCGGTCGGTCGTGCCCGAGGTGCGGGAGGGCGTCGCCAAGGCGGTCGATGAACTCGACGTCACCATCCAGGAGATCCGCACCGCCGTCTTCGCGCTCCAGCAAGGCCCCGCAGAAGTGCCGTCCGGGCTGCGCACCCGCGTGCTGCGCGAGATCAACATGGCTGCCGTGCCCCTCGGCTTCAAGCCGGGCCACCGCTTCGTCGGCCCCGTCGACACGATGGTCGGCGAACTCACCGCCAAGAACCTCATCGCCGCCCTGCGCGAGGCCCTCTCCAACGCCTTCCGACACTCAGGGGCCTCCCGCATTGATGTCGTCGTCGACGCGACCGTCCCGCTGCCGGACGGTCAGCAGGGCGTACGGCTCACCGTCGCCGACGACGGCGTCGGCATCGCGGACGGCGGCCGGCGCAGCGGTCTGCGCAACCTCAGGCGGCGCGCCGAGTCCTTGGGCGGCGACAGTTGGTACGGGCCTGGGATCGGCGAGGACGGGAGCGGTACGACGGTGGTGTGGCAGGCGCCCTACGTGCCGCGGGTCGGGCTGCATTAG
- a CDS encoding Cof-type HAD-IIB family hydrolase, with product MRENGPVTSATRRPETPASTVPPRLIATDLDGTLLRDDKSVSERTIAALAAAEQAGIEVFFVTGRPARWMDVVSEHVHGHGLAICGNGAAVVDLHGGPGAHRFVKIREFAPGIALDVIQLLRSAAPGTVCAVERTYGLHLEPEYPSLHMEPPETIAPAEKLLAEDALDADQPVLKVLAYHPEMDPDGFLTVARLAIGDRANVTRSSPSALLEISGPGVSKASTLALCCAERGISHEEVVAFGDMPNDVEMLTWAGQSYAMGNAHPEVIAAASGRTVANNEDGVAVVIEQMLAERL from the coding sequence ATGCGCGAGAATGGGCCCGTGACCTCAGCGACTCGACGGCCCGAGACCCCGGCCTCCACCGTTCCGCCCCGGCTGATCGCCACGGATCTCGACGGCACCCTGCTGCGCGACGACAAGTCGGTGTCGGAGCGCACGATCGCCGCCCTCGCCGCCGCCGAGCAGGCAGGCATCGAGGTCTTCTTCGTCACCGGCCGCCCGGCCCGCTGGATGGACGTCGTCAGCGAACATGTCCACGGACACGGCCTGGCGATCTGCGGCAACGGCGCCGCCGTGGTCGACCTGCACGGCGGCCCCGGCGCCCACCGCTTCGTCAAGATCCGCGAGTTTGCGCCCGGCATCGCGCTGGACGTCATCCAGCTGCTGCGCTCTGCCGCGCCCGGCACCGTGTGCGCCGTCGAGCGGACGTACGGACTGCACCTGGAACCGGAATACCCGTCGCTGCACATGGAGCCCCCGGAGACCATCGCGCCGGCCGAGAAGCTCCTCGCCGAGGACGCCCTGGACGCCGACCAGCCGGTGCTCAAGGTGCTCGCGTACCACCCCGAGATGGATCCGGACGGCTTCCTCACCGTTGCCCGCCTGGCCATCGGCGACCGGGCCAACGTGACCCGGTCAAGTCCCAGCGCCCTCCTCGAGATCAGCGGCCCCGGTGTCTCCAAGGCCAGCACCCTCGCGCTGTGCTGCGCCGAGCGGGGCATCTCCCACGAGGAGGTCGTCGCCTTCGGTGACATGCCGAACGACGTCGAGATGCTCACCTGGGCAGGCCAGTCGTACGCGATGGGCAACGCCCACCCCGAGGTGATCGCCGCGGCCTCCGGGCGCACGGTCGCCAACAACGAGGACGGGGTGGCGGTAGTGATCGAGCAGATGCTCGCGGAGCGGTTGTAG
- the cydD gene encoding thiol reductant ABC exporter subunit CydD, whose amino-acid sequence MKPIDPRLLRYARATRLFLVAVVGLGAVGAALVIAQAMLIAEVVVGVFQHGLSVAELRTPLMLLVAVAGGRALVSWLTELAAHRASAAVKSALRGRLLERAALLGPGWLSGQRTGSLVALTTRGVDALDDYFSRYLPQLGLAVVVPVAVLARIVTEDWVSAAIIVGTLPLIPVFMMLIGWATRSQMDRQWQLLSRLSGHFLDVVAGLPTLKVFGRTKAQAESIRKITGEYRHATMRTLRIAFLSSFALELLATISVALVAVTIGMRLVHGEMDLYVGLVILVLAPEAYLPLRQVGAQYHAAAEGVAAAEEIFSVLETPVPASGSLHAPTGEIGFEGVTVRYPERSSDAVSDVSFTVEPGETVALVGPSGVGKSTLLNVLLGFVEPTEGRVRVGGVDLAEADLAEWRSRVAWVPQRPHLYAGSIAENVRLARPDADDTALRRALADAGAAGFLDALPDGVDTVLGEDGAGLSAGQRQRLALARAFLADRPVLLLDEPTASLDGATEAEVVEAVRRLAVGRTVLLVVHRPALLAVADRVVRLEPVASVEASGAVEPAAHVEPFGAVESVASVEAIGPAESGRVQSLWTVEASPEGVGAADGEEPRPEQRQRGGVLARVRAMAAPRRGPLVLALLLGSLALGSAVGLMATSGWLISRASQQPPVLYLMVAVTATRAFGIGRAVFRYAERLVSHDVVLRMLADTRVAVYRRLERLAPAELRTTRRGDLLSRLVADVDALQDYWLRWLLPAGAAVMVSAASVGFTAWLLPEAGAVLAAGLLAAGVGVPLVTGAVARRAERRLAPARGVLATRVTDLLTGTAELTVAGALPARTAEAGRADTVLTRIASRAASATALGDGLMALASGLTVAAAAVVGAQAVADGRLSGVALAVVVLTPLAALEAVLGLPLAVQYRQRVRKSAERVYEVLDAADPVREPERPQPAPASAFPLCVRGLRARHAGQDVDALAGLDLTLEQGRRIAVVGPSGSGKTTLAQVLLRFLDPGSGTYTLGGVDAYAMDGDAVRRLVGLCAQDAHLFDTTVRENLLLARKDATEAELRDALRRARLLDWADGLPDGLDTLIGEHGARLSGGQRQRLALARVLLADFPVLVLDEPAEHLDLPTADALTADLLAVTEGRTTLLITHRLAGLDAVDEVLVLAEGHVIQRGPYAELAAGDGPLRDMVEREAAGDLLTGAGARAGAGAGAGNGGAAH is encoded by the coding sequence GTGAAACCGATCGACCCGCGTCTGCTCCGGTACGCCCGCGCCACCCGGCTCTTTCTGGTGGCGGTCGTCGGGCTGGGTGCTGTCGGAGCGGCGCTGGTCATCGCCCAGGCGATGCTGATCGCCGAAGTGGTGGTCGGAGTGTTCCAGCACGGGCTGTCGGTCGCTGAACTCCGCACTCCCCTGATGCTGCTGGTGGCCGTGGCAGGCGGCCGTGCGCTGGTCTCCTGGCTCACCGAGCTGGCGGCCCATCGGGCGAGCGCCGCGGTGAAGTCGGCGCTGCGGGGGCGGCTGCTGGAGCGGGCCGCCCTGCTCGGCCCCGGATGGCTGAGCGGGCAGCGGACGGGCTCGCTGGTCGCCCTCACCACGCGGGGCGTCGACGCGCTCGACGACTACTTCTCGCGCTATCTGCCGCAGCTGGGGCTCGCGGTGGTGGTTCCGGTGGCCGTCCTCGCACGGATCGTCACCGAGGACTGGGTGTCCGCGGCGATCATCGTCGGCACGCTGCCCCTGATCCCGGTCTTCATGATGCTGATCGGCTGGGCCACGCGGTCCCAGATGGACCGGCAGTGGCAACTGCTGTCACGTCTTTCCGGCCACTTCCTGGATGTCGTGGCGGGGCTGCCCACACTCAAGGTGTTCGGCCGGACCAAGGCGCAGGCCGAGTCGATCCGGAAGATCACCGGCGAGTACCGGCACGCGACCATGCGGACGCTGCGGATCGCCTTCCTGTCGTCCTTCGCGCTGGAACTGCTCGCCACCATCTCGGTCGCGCTGGTCGCGGTGACCATCGGGATGCGCCTCGTGCACGGCGAGATGGATCTGTACGTGGGACTCGTCATCCTCGTCCTCGCGCCCGAGGCATATCTGCCGCTGCGGCAGGTGGGGGCGCAGTACCACGCCGCCGCCGAAGGGGTTGCGGCGGCCGAGGAGATCTTCTCGGTGCTGGAGACGCCGGTCCCGGCCTCAGGCTCGCTGCACGCCCCGACGGGGGAGATCGGCTTCGAGGGCGTGACCGTGCGCTACCCGGAGCGCTCCAGTGACGCGGTCTCGGACGTCTCCTTCACGGTCGAGCCCGGTGAGACGGTGGCCCTCGTCGGGCCGAGCGGCGTGGGAAAGTCGACGCTGCTGAACGTCCTGCTGGGGTTCGTGGAGCCCACCGAGGGCAGGGTGCGGGTCGGGGGCGTCGATCTTGCCGAGGCCGATCTGGCCGAGTGGCGTTCGCGGGTCGCCTGGGTGCCGCAACGGCCCCATCTGTACGCCGGGTCCATCGCCGAGAACGTACGGCTGGCGCGGCCCGACGCGGACGACACCGCGCTGCGGCGGGCGCTGGCCGACGCTGGTGCCGCGGGCTTTCTCGACGCGCTCCCCGACGGGGTCGACACGGTCCTCGGCGAGGACGGCGCCGGGCTGTCGGCCGGGCAGCGCCAGCGCCTCGCCCTCGCCCGGGCTTTCCTCGCGGACCGGCCCGTACTGCTCCTCGACGAGCCGACGGCTTCGCTGGACGGGGCAACGGAGGCGGAAGTCGTGGAGGCGGTGCGACGGCTCGCCGTGGGGCGGACGGTGCTGCTGGTGGTGCACCGGCCGGCGCTGCTGGCCGTGGCGGACCGGGTGGTGCGACTGGAGCCTGTGGCGTCCGTCGAGGCATCCGGCGCCGTGGAGCCCGCGGCGCACGTCGAGCCGTTCGGCGCCGTGGAATCCGTGGCGTCCGTCGAGGCGATCGGCCCCGCGGAATCCGGCCGTGTGCAGTCGCTCTGGACGGTCGAGGCCTCACCCGAAGGCGTGGGCGCGGCCGACGGAGAAGAGCCCCGCCCGGAGCAGCGTCAGCGTGGCGGTGTGCTTGCCCGCGTCCGTGCCATGGCGGCACCCCGGCGAGGGCCGCTCGTGCTCGCTCTGCTCCTCGGCAGTCTCGCGCTCGGGAGTGCCGTCGGGCTGATGGCCACCTCCGGGTGGCTCATCTCGCGGGCATCCCAGCAGCCGCCGGTGCTCTATCTCATGGTGGCCGTGACGGCCACGCGGGCGTTCGGAATCGGCCGGGCCGTGTTCCGGTACGCGGAGCGGCTCGTCTCGCACGACGTGGTGCTGCGGATGCTGGCCGACACGAGGGTCGCCGTGTACCGGCGCCTCGAGCGGCTCGCGCCCGCGGAGCTGCGGACGACGCGGCGCGGCGATCTGCTGTCGCGGCTCGTCGCCGACGTGGACGCGCTGCAGGACTACTGGCTGCGGTGGCTGCTGCCCGCCGGAGCCGCGGTTATGGTGTCCGCCGCGTCCGTCGGCTTCACCGCCTGGCTGCTGCCGGAGGCCGGTGCGGTCCTCGCCGCAGGGCTGCTGGCGGCCGGGGTCGGCGTCCCGCTCGTCACCGGCGCCGTGGCGCGCCGCGCCGAGCGGCGGCTGGCTCCCGCGCGCGGCGTCCTCGCGACACGGGTGACCGATCTGCTCACGGGAACGGCCGAGCTGACCGTCGCGGGCGCGCTGCCCGCCCGGACCGCAGAGGCAGGGCGGGCCGACACGGTGCTCACTCGCATTGCCTCCCGGGCCGCCAGCGCGACCGCGCTGGGCGACGGGCTCATGGCACTCGCGTCCGGGCTGACCGTCGCGGCGGCCGCGGTCGTGGGCGCGCAGGCGGTCGCCGACGGGCGACTGAGCGGTGTGGCCCTGGCCGTTGTCGTCCTCACACCGCTGGCCGCGCTCGAGGCCGTCCTGGGGCTGCCGCTCGCCGTTCAGTACCGGCAGAGGGTGCGCAAGAGCGCGGAGCGCGTGTACGAAGTGCTGGACGCCGCCGACCCCGTACGCGAACCGGAGCGTCCGCAGCCGGCGCCCGCGTCGGCGTTCCCGCTGTGCGTGCGCGGGCTTCGGGCCCGGCACGCCGGACAGGACGTTGACGCGCTCGCCGGGCTCGACCTGACCCTCGAGCAGGGGCGCAGGATCGCCGTCGTCGGCCCCTCCGGGTCCGGCAAGACCACGCTCGCGCAGGTGCTGCTGCGGTTCCTGGACCCGGGCTCGGGGACGTACACGCTGGGCGGTGTGGACGCGTACGCGATGGACGGGGACGCCGTACGCCGTCTGGTCGGGCTGTGTGCCCAGGACGCGCACCTCTTCGACACCACGGTGCGCGAGAACCTGCTGCTCGCCCGGAAGGACGCGACCGAGGCCGAGCTGCGCGACGCGCTGCGGCGGGCCCGGCTCCTCGACTGGGCGGACGGACTGCCCGACGGGCTCGACACGCTGATCGGCGAGCACGGGGCACGGCTGTCCGGCGGCCAGCGGCAGCGGCTCGCGTTGGCCCGGGTGCTGCTCGCCGACTTCCCCGTTCTCGTCCTCGACGAGCCCGCGGAACACCTCGACCTGCCGACGGCCGACGCGCTCACCGCCGATCTGCTGGCCGTGACCGAGGGCCGTACGACGCTGCTGATCACGCACCGGCTGGCCGGGCTCGATGCGGTGGACGAGGTGCTCGTGCTCGCGGAGGGGCATGTGATCCAGCGAGGTCCGTACGCGGAGCTGGCGGCGGGCGACGGGCCGCTGCGGGACATGGTGGAGCGGGAGGCGGCGGGGGATCTGCTGACCGGCGCTGGAGCCAGGGCGGGGGCCGGTGCCGGTGCCGGGAACGGCGGCGCGGCGCACTGA
- a CDS encoding MerR family transcriptional regulator, whose amino-acid sequence MHHSGAAYRIEDLAHHSGATVRTIRAYQDRGLLPRPERRGRANVYADVHLARLRQIAELLDRGYTLASIKELLEAWDTGRGLGGVLGLVAEVDGPWTDEEAGRISRAELDERFGGSPDAAAVADAVELGVLEPVPGDEDSFLVPSPQELAVAVELHAAGVPLSAISSHLRELRGEVENIASHFLEFTTEHVFARYLGEHLPSDADAAEAASLVRRLRPLAQQTVDAELARAMRLFATRHLRQHLGQRQPPERRDVPHSVEIPADTMRAVQRLVGAEQVAAFVASATEREVQARTLDRLTSNYGSKPMLTNHPKWPAGCPQNRQFPCG is encoded by the coding sequence GTGCACCACAGCGGCGCGGCGTACCGGATCGAGGATCTGGCGCACCACAGCGGCGCCACGGTCCGCACGATCCGCGCCTATCAGGACCGCGGGCTGCTCCCCCGCCCCGAGCGGCGCGGACGTGCCAACGTGTACGCGGACGTGCACCTGGCCCGGCTGCGGCAGATCGCCGAACTCCTCGACCGCGGTTACACGCTGGCCTCGATCAAGGAGCTCCTGGAGGCCTGGGACACGGGCCGGGGTCTCGGCGGGGTCCTCGGCCTGGTCGCGGAGGTCGACGGGCCGTGGACCGACGAGGAGGCGGGCCGGATCTCGCGGGCCGAGCTCGACGAGCGGTTCGGGGGCAGCCCGGACGCCGCGGCGGTGGCGGATGCCGTGGAGCTCGGCGTGCTGGAGCCAGTTCCCGGGGACGAGGACTCCTTCCTGGTCCCGAGTCCTCAAGAGCTGGCCGTGGCCGTCGAGTTGCACGCGGCGGGCGTTCCCCTGTCCGCGATCTCCAGCCATTTGCGGGAGTTGAGAGGCGAGGTGGAGAACATCGCCTCCCATTTCCTGGAGTTCACGACCGAGCACGTCTTCGCGCGCTATCTGGGGGAGCACCTGCCGAGCGACGCGGACGCGGCCGAGGCGGCCTCGCTCGTACGACGGCTGCGACCGCTCGCGCAGCAGACGGTGGACGCCGAACTGGCCCGCGCCATGCGGCTGTTCGCCACCCGGCATCTGCGTCAGCACCTCGGACAACGGCAGCCTCCGGAGCGCAGGGATGTACCCCATTCCGTGGAGATCCCCGCGGACACAATGCGGGCCGTACAGCGGTTGGTTGGCGCAGAGCAAGTGGCAGCGTTCGTCGCTTCGGCCACTGAACGGGAGGTGCAGGCCCGGACCTTGGATCGCCTCACCTCAAACTACGGAAGCAAGCCAATGTTGACGAACCATCCTAAATGGCCTGCGGGTTGTCCACAGAATCGCCAATTCCCCTGTGGATAA